The following nucleotide sequence is from Hevea brasiliensis isolate MT/VB/25A 57/8 chromosome 7, ASM3005281v1, whole genome shotgun sequence.
ACCAGGCATGTTGAAGAAATATATGCGAGTTTAGCTAGCAGCGGCAATAATGTACAAACAAGCCCAACTCCCTTCCATACACATATACAATCAATTAGGGTAATTTAGTTGGCCACAACCTTGGTCTTAAGACAAAATAGTGACGGGGAAGTGTCGGGTTCAAATCTCACCCTTCTCAATGTAGTGTCTCAGTGATTTATTTTTCAAATAGACTTGCAATACCTTCCTGGTAGAACACTTTACTAACACTAACCCACTAACAATGCAGGCTCCTATAGAAGCAAAcataatacacacacacacactaggATCTATGATTGCTCTTGCAAGTATTTGACAAGAAGATGACAACTATATGTACAAAGCTATTTAAATATCAGGAGACTATGATAAACCACAGATGGCAATAGTCCTAGCTTCAATATATGTCTACATGTTTTTGTCGAAGATTAAATCGATTATCATTTGTTTGGGATGTTGAGAAACGTTCAGCATTTACACTCTTCATTCTCACACTTTGAACACGCCTACTCATCAACCATACTAGAGGGCTCAACTTCATTTTTCCAACCAATGCCAAAGATGAATAAATGACTACAAAGATACGGAAATATAAGTGCTAATGGCCAAGATTACGTTCAAGGAACAGAAATGAGCAACTAAATTATGTAGAACAGAAAAAGGTGTTGATGAAAAAGTACATGGTAGACCATATGATTTCAAACAAATTCTCATTGTTTGTCTTATTCAGAATTCAGCCAAAAAGAAAGATGGGAAAGTAGCTTGTGGCAACTCATCTAGTTTTTGTCACAAAAAGGTTACTCACTAGAGAATCAAATTGTTGAACATATGATAAGTAGACCTTGCTGGAACCCATCCTATTGCATGGAGTTACATGTGATTTAATATTCTAATAAATTAAAGTGATTCAATTAATGATTAAAAAGTAACACCACAGATAAAGAAGACTGAAAGTACAGACGTGGTAGAGAAGAACTCTCTCAATCTCTCTTGCATTAACTTGTGCCAATGCACGGTGATTGCATACTCCTTTCTTTGGTCTCGTGGTCAACCTGCTTAATATTCTTATTCACGCTATTTTCACATGATAAGTAAACCAAAAAGATAAGAATCTAAAGACAAGACGACTAAACCTGCTAATGACAATTGACAACCAACACTGGAGAGTTAACAAGTTACGTTAATCCACTTGGGGCTGGGAGTCATGAGTTCTAATCCTTTGAAACCCGAACAACTAAGCCAGTCGGTGTATTGACAGTTTTAAGGTGACCTGAACCAATCAGGTCACGAAGGTGAAATCTCATATCAAGGGGAGAAAATCGAAGACACTTCTTCTCTAGAGGGGCCAACATGATTTCTTTATATCTCCTCCGGTTTAAAAGAGAAAGGAGTTCCTTTCTCCCCTGTGAATAAAGAGTTCAAAATAACTTGTAAAGTTTATtcaaattcaaacattttttgaaCCATAAAGCATCTTGAATCTTAGATAAACTACTACTAAATTGCTCTCTCCTGTTAAGTAAATACAGAATACCAAAAGCAGTAAAAAAAATCCCAAAAGTTCAATTTTACTTGAGGCATTTCTGTTTAAATCTTTGGATTGCATTTGGATATGCAGGCAACTGACATGAAAAATTTTACTAGATAtgttatttttaaattacttAAAATGATATTAAGataagcattttttttttctcttttagtgGGGTAGATTCATGTATGTGAATGGAAATTATTTGAGTATGAACTTGAAATACGTAATAAAAGGTGAGAATTCCAACTATATCATTAGCCGTTACATATTTTTAAGTGTCCATGTGTCCCTTCTTTACAAGACCAAGCTTTCTTTGTACACTTTGAAATAAAAAATCAGTTCCAAATCCTTTGCATTTCCAATTCCTTATCAATACAAAACCTTGTAGAATTTTTTGTTAGATGAGTACATATAAGATCAagattattaatataatatttggaattcctacaaaaaaaaaatccataaaagTTGAGAGAGAAAAAATGAAGCATTTCTGTACCTGAGAGAGGCCCTTGAGTACTGAACCAATATTTGGAACTGCAAACCAGAACATGTTTGGATCAATCAGTTGGCGAGTCTATACAAAAGGTAAACATCCATGTTAGATTGAAAGGGAACTGAAGTCATCAGAAACTTTGGCAAAGAAACAGCCAAACAAATATGAATAACAACAGAATTTCAAAAGAATTAttgcttaaattaaaaataattaattaagcaTTTAGTTTCCCTCAATTCTAAGCAGCACAACTACATAGTTATCAAGAGGAGTTCCTCATCTGGGTGTTACAGATAAGCAAATGCATGCAAGCTTATTATTGTGTACtttattagaaataaatataACTAGAGTGTTTGTTGCAGTGTTCAAGCCCTAATTTATTCAGCCAAAAAAAATTGGTTAATATAAGCAAAGCATAATTCATTCCTAGCATTACAAGTCAATATAAGCAAATCCCCAAAGAAAGGATAAGCAAAGTATAATTCATGCTTGATTGATTctcctattaaaaataaataaataaaataaatgtgcCTTAAAAAGTCATAGCAAGGACTACAAAGTAGATACAAATTGGGCACAACAACTAGCATTTTTTGAATTACAAAccaaaaaaagtaaaaattttgCAGCTTCACATAAAACAAGCTTCTAGCTAGcagtgtaattatatatatatatatatatatatatagagagagagagagagagagagagagagagagagagagagagagagagagagaggacaaaagagaattcaaaattttcttacGAGAAGCCCAGCATTGATCAAAAGGGAGATGTGATCATCCTTCACCTTTCCGCCATGGGATAAGAGTAAGCACTACATTAAAGAGTAATGAAGCTAGGATTATTGATGTTCACATATATGAGTACATAAAGCTGATAACATAATGATTACTAACATATTGAACCTAACAAATGAACAGCAAAAGTAGATTGTTGTCCACAACACTTACAAGCTCTTGATGGTCAATACTAGGTTCCAGATTGACGTCAATAACATGATTTCTAAACCAATCAAAAACTTCAAGATCACCTTGCTTCTTTTCCTCCATTCTTTTCATGACACGTTCCATCTGCAAATAAAATGTGCACAAAAGAAATGATGTCAACACAATGGCTGAATCTTAAACATGCTGTATTGCATGATAATATTGATATGTCCAAATGCATATTCGCACCCTAAACTATTTGGGATTCACTCATTGTACCCTAAACTTTTTATAACCTACTGTACACCTgaattattgtttttttttttataataattaaacacaAATTAACCTTGTTAGGATAGAGCGTGAAATCATGCACGTGAGAATAAGTGAACAATAAATGGGGATCTACATGGTAAGTTTAATGGCATTCCTTTTTCTCCAACTTCTAAATCTAATGGCTCTCCATCTTCTCCAACAAAAGCCAGCAACCATGAGAGAACTCCTCTCCTTCTTCTCCATCTTCTCCCTCATGATGACACTGACTATTCTCGACTCTGCCTCACTCCCTCAGGCTACAGCTTGGCATGTTACTATGCAACTCATGCCGCCTGCACCCTCTCCAAGCTCAAGTTCAGTGACCTCAATCAAAGTTGAATATCAGCCTCTTCATGCTCCTCGTGCTCCATTCTTTGACATTTATGGGTTTTTTAACCGAAATCCACAAACCCAAACCTATTTCCTCTAACATAAGAGCTTTGTTTGATGAAAAACCTTGACCATAGTTGATTACAAGTTAAAATGAAGGAATAATTGAAGCTGCACCTTTGAGAATGAAGTTGATTTTGCTTATTTTGTTGATTGAATTAATTGATTTTCGAAATCAATTTATGAATCTTTGGATTTGTCTTTGGCAAGGATACTAAATCAGTTTCAATTTGCTTCTTGTCTTGAATGGGAAAAAGAGCGGCATTTCTTAACTTCTTGGTTTGGGTTAGATTTTGCTTCATTACTGAGAAACTAAGGAAAAATGTGGATTTGTGTAGTTTTGGTTTATGGAGGTGGTGGGAGGAGGAGAAAGAGAGTGACTGAGTAAGACAAAGGCGGGGAAGAGAAGAAAGGAGGCTGCATATTGTTTTCTTGGGGGAAGAAGAATTTTCCCAGTCTTTCCTGGAAGATAGAGAGGAGGGTAGAGTGATTGTATGGATGGTTGAGATTGCACATGCATGGGCGCACATTGTTGCATGGCGGCCAAGGACAGTTTGTGTTTAATTGAAAACAATAGTTCAGGTGTGCAATAGGTTCTAAAATACGTTTAGGGTCAATCCCAACTTGTTCAGGAGTGAATATTGATCTTACAATGA
It contains:
- the LOC110654271 gene encoding uncharacterized protein LOC110654271, which produces MESLLLGKSNRNMPQIPDSSRGRKRLRQEEEKEEEEEIRAESSDADQTLSLEESLTFSDTLVALRIIRAQFPNIDKVSIRPFILRSQLYSCVKDRTQVDRELESLRRDKQLRIFKLNTGQDDHAIMFLDDYLSQMERVMKRMEEKKQGDLEVFDWFRNHVIDVNLEPSIDHQELCLLLSHGGKVKDDHISLLINAGLLTRQLIDPNMFWFAVPNIGSVLKGLSQGRKELLSLLNRRRYKEIMLAPLEKKCLRFSPLDMRFHLRDLIGSGHLKTVNTPTGLVVRVSKD